A section of the Agromyces aurantiacus genome encodes:
- a CDS encoding CoA-binding protein, translating into MLKSQRTWIGPDAKQRLRILNAAKSVAIVGASPKPQRSSFFVGTYLQQSSDYRVYFVNPNETEILGQPAYASLADLPEVPDIVVVFRRGSDIPSVVDDVVAAGATTIWVQLGIWNEQAAYYGEEQGLTVVMDRCIKVEHARFHGGLHLLGFDTGQITSRRGGR; encoded by the coding sequence CTGGATCGGGCCCGACGCGAAGCAGCGGCTGCGCATCCTGAACGCCGCGAAGTCGGTCGCGATCGTGGGCGCGTCGCCGAAGCCGCAGCGTTCGAGCTTCTTCGTCGGCACGTACCTGCAGCAATCGAGCGACTACCGCGTGTACTTCGTGAACCCCAACGAGACCGAGATCCTCGGCCAGCCGGCGTACGCGAGCCTGGCCGACCTGCCCGAGGTGCCCGACATCGTCGTGGTGTTCCGCCGCGGCAGCGACATCCCGTCGGTCGTCGACGACGTCGTGGCCGCGGGCGCGACGACCATCTGGGTGCAGCTCGGCATCTGGAACGAGCAGGCTGCCTACTACGGCGAGGAGCAGGGCCTGACCGTGGTCATGGACCGCTGCATCAAGGTCGAGCACGCCCGCTTCCACGGCGGGCTGCACCTGCTCGGCTTCGACACCGGCCAGATCACGAGCCGTCGCGGCGGTCGCTGA